The Bacillota bacterium genomic sequence TACTGTAAATGTTGAATTTGAGAACGACGCAAGCCTGCGTATGAACCTAGAATTTTATGAACCCGTGCTAGATCTTGCTTCAAGTCTTGGTGTAGGTCTTGCTTTTGAGAATATGTCGGAGTATAAAGCTGAACGGCATCGCCGTTACTGTTCTACGGCAAGAGAACTTTGTGAAGTTGTTGACGCATTTGACAGCAGTTATGTAGGGGCATGCTGGGATTTTGGACACGCAAACAATTTATATCCTGACCAATCGGGAGCTCTTAAGATGTTAGGAAAGCGTCTTAAAGCGACTCACGTTGACGATAATCCCAAGGTTTATGATGCGCACACTATTCCATACATTGAGGGAAGAGTAAACTGGGAGCAGGTCATGAAGACGCTTACTGAAATCGGTTTCGAGGGCGATTTTACTTATGAATCCCATGGCATGACAATGTTCGCGCCAGATGAGCTTAAGGACGCTATAGCAAGCTTCTGCTACAAAGTGGGGATGTATTGTCTTTCGCTTGCATAATTAGAGATAAAAAAAGGCTGGACTTTTTGCTAAGTCCAGCCTTATTTTTATTATTTAATCTTTGTTCAAAATTCGGGTCAAGAAAGCGCGCGTCCGCTCATTTTTAGGATTGTTGAATATTACGTCAGGCGTCCCTTCCTCTGCAATTACACCATTATCCATAAAGACGACACGGTCAGCGACGTCACGGGCAAATGCCATTTCATGAGTAACTACGAGCATTGTGAGCCCGGTTTTGGCAAGATTTTTTATGACCTTTAATACTTCTCCGACCATTTCAGGGTCAAGAGCGCTTGTCGGCTCATCAAACAGCAGCGCCTCAGGCTCCATTGACAGGGCTCGGGCGATAGCCACACGCTGTTTCTGACCGCCGGAAAGCTGATGGGGTTTTGCATTGATATACTGAGCCATGCCGACATCCTCAAGGTATTTCATTGCAGTATTTCTCGCGTCGTCCTTTGAGCGTTTTAAAACGCTGGTTTGTCCGATCATGCAGTTTGCAAGGACAGTAAGATTTGAAAAAAGGTTAAACTGCTGAAATACCATCCCCATTTTAGCTGTAAGCTTAAGAGGATTTATGGATTTATCGAGAATATTTGTGCCTTCAAATAAAATTTCTCCGCCTGTTGGCATTTCAAGTAAGTTTGTACAGCGCAAAAGCGTTGATTTGCCTGAACCGGATGCTCCTATAATACAAACAACCTCACCGCGTTTTACCGAGAAATTAATTCCTTTTAGTATTTCATTTTGACCAAAGCTTTTCTTAAGGTCACGAACCTCGATTACAAATTCCTGCTTTTCATCTAGCATTCGTTTCGCCTCCCTTTACTTTTATGGTGGATTCGGGAGACGTGCTGCTGCCATAGATGGTGTAACTTGAAGGCCCGTCAATTTTCTTTTCCAGTAAACGCAATATTCTAGTAACTGTAAATGTAAGTACAAAGTATATCGCGCAAGTGATGGTCATTGTTTGGAAGTAGGCAACGTATGTTCCGGCAATTGATTTTGAAGCAAAAAATAATTCGGTTACCGAAATTACGCTGAGGACAGAGGTATCTTTAATATTAATGACAAATTCATTTCCGGTTGCAGGAAGGATGTTTCTGATAGTCTGAGGCAAAATTATATTAAACATTGTCTTTCCGTGGGACATACCGAGCGTATGCGCTGCTTCAAACTGTCCCTTATCGATGGATTCAATACCGCCGCGGACGATTTCAGACATATATGCCCCGGTATTTATTGAAACAATGAGTATACCGGCGAAAATACGGTTAAGCTGCAGACCTGCAGTGGCAAGACCGTAAAAAATCACCATGGCCTGAACCATCATTGGAGTTCCTCTGAATATTTCTATGTATATCTGAAGCAGACCTCTCAATATTTTTAGAAATATTATCTTTATTTTTGCATCATTAGGTCTTAAAGGTATCGTTTTGATAACACCAATCAGGAGACCAATAAGAAAACCAATAACGGTGCCGGTAATCGAAATGAGAAGTGTTATACCCGCTCCGCTGATAAACTCCGGATATTTATTTGCAATAAAAAATGCCACCCACCGCCAAAAGCCCCAGCCTGCCTGCGGTGTTGCGGAAAGAAACGTTAGCATAAAAAAGCTCCATTCGCAAAACTTTATTTAGAGGTAAGCGGCTGTGTTTTTACAGCGTTATCCATTATTTTTGTTCTATCATCTTCGGAAATACCAGATAAAATTGAGTTTATTTTATCTTTTAGCTCACTGCCTTTTTTAAGGCCGACTGCAATTGAAATATCCTCATCAGAAGCTGTGAATCCTTTGCCCTTTTCAAAACTGATAAAGGTCAGGTTAGGATTTGATGCTTCGGCAGAAATTGC encodes the following:
- a CDS encoding sugar phosphate isomerase/epimerase family protein, whose product is MRLSTSTCLFAPNRNSDQITPTAEIIDRCYRAGFKVLDMNFCYLTRGKTECAGDDWQFQMEKLRKHTDRLGMEFSQSHLPYYPSLNAVPIADKPGFYEYFKEMMMRAVKASAILGAKWAVVHPFMDTVNVEFENDASLRMNLEFYEPVLDLASSLGVGLAFENMSEYKAERHRRYCSTARELCEVVDAFDSSYVGACWDFGHANNLYPDQSGALKMLGKRLKATHVDDNPKVYDAHTIPYIEGRVNWEQVMKTLTEIGFEGDFTYESHGMTMFAPDELKDAIASFCYKVGMYCLSLA
- a CDS encoding amino acid ABC transporter ATP-binding protein → MLDEKQEFVIEVRDLKKSFGQNEILKGINFSVKRGEVVCIIGASGSGKSTLLRCTNLLEMPTGGEILFEGTNILDKSINPLKLTAKMGMVFQQFNLFSNLTVLANCMIGQTSVLKRSKDDARNTAMKYLEDVGMAQYINAKPHQLSGGQKQRVAIARALSMEPEALLFDEPTSALDPEMVGEVLKVIKNLAKTGLTMLVVTHEMAFARDVADRVVFMDNGVIAEEGTPDVIFNNPKNERTRAFLTRILNKD
- a CDS encoding amino acid ABC transporter permease codes for the protein MLTFLSATPQAGWGFWRWVAFFIANKYPEFISGAGITLLISITGTVIGFLIGLLIGVIKTIPLRPNDAKIKIIFLKILRGLLQIYIEIFRGTPMMVQAMVIFYGLATAGLQLNRIFAGILIVSINTGAYMSEIVRGGIESIDKGQFEAAHTLGMSHGKTMFNIILPQTIRNILPATGNEFVINIKDTSVLSVISVTELFFASKSIAGTYVAYFQTMTITCAIYFVLTFTVTRILRLLEKKIDGPSSYTIYGSSTSPESTIKVKGGETNAR